A section of the Labrus mixtus chromosome 15, fLabMix1.1, whole genome shotgun sequence genome encodes:
- the LOC132989216 gene encoding leucine-rich repeat-containing G-protein coupled receptor 6 — protein MQTGDRSDMLSALLLLCMAPGVWGSAPEVWGYGEIPSRQEPAKALCPSPCQCEEDGIFVMVDCSELGLSSVPTELSPLTTYLDLSMNNISEIQPRAFHRLHLLSELRISGNQLRYISGHALQGLHNLKVLMLQNNQLERLPDDAPWDLPNLLSLRLDANLLSEVPAGAFRGVCALRHLWLDDNSLTEIPVTALDSLPSLQAMTLALNQITHIPDYAFTNLSALVVLHLHNNQIKSMGERCFEGLHSLETLDLNYNDLKEFPVAIRTLSKLQELGFHNNNIKAIPERAFVGNPQLQTIHFYENPIQFVGKSAFQFLPKLHTLSLNGATQIQEFPDLKGTTSLEILTLTRAGLSALPLDLCEQLPRLRVLELSYNQIEDLPSFYHCSALQEIGLQHNQIRRIESSTFQQLTSLRALDLSWNMIQWIHMDAFAALHSLTKLDLTENRLSSLPVVGLGGLTHLKLRGNTELFEAFSPDYFPHMRVIEMPYAYQCCVYGACDNYKPTSQWDTEQSNTDEDLHKKTVAMYPIHADTHYDPDLEEFQLEIEESKLQASVQCTPSPGPFRPCDSLLGSWLVRVGLWSISLVSLLGNSLLLLSLFGSPGYLSPLRFTVACMGASNLLTGVCTCTLALVDSLTLGEFGHHGARWEGGPGCQATGWVWVFASEASVLLLTLAAVQCGVSVTCARAYGKSPSLGSVRTCALFCLALSLSLASLPLVGVGEYGSSPFCLPSPLPPSPSQLPSSLGFPLALIMMNTLCLLIVTGSYIRLYWELLRGECEGLWDCAMIKHIAWLIFTNGLLYVPVAFLSLCSLLGLLSLGEEVLKSVLLLLQPLPACLNPLLFLLFTRDHSQFFFWPHPKARPQLRRDPTLDSLVSVETEKSSCSDSSTQVSLADADILYSGGTPLQSQVDPIRFSHCSSTSSVPLIPCQIPTPTARDRDRVAERGSLSNNDCQKSLDQEVNHNTCLLYHSSMIPSLNSHP, from the exons ggATCTGAGCATGAACAACATCAGTGAGATCCAGCCCAGAGCTTTCCACCGACTGCACCTGTTATCAGAACT GCGTATCTCAGGAAACCAGCTGAGGTATATCTCTGGCCATGCTCTCCAGGGTCTCCACAACCTTAAAGTTCT gatGCTACAAAATAACCAACTGGAGAGACTTCCTGATGATGCTCCATGGGACCTACCCAACCTACTGTCCCT GCGTCTTGATGCTAACCTGTTGTCTGAGGTTCCGGCTGGGGCCTTTCGAGGGGTTTGCGCTCTAAGACACCTGTGGTTGGATGATAACTCCCTGACTGAGATTCCAGTGACAGCCCTGGACTCTCTGCCCTCCCTTCAGGCCATGACGCTGGCCCTCAACCAAATCACACACATCCCCGATTACGCGTTTACCAACCTCTCTGCCCTTGTTGTACT GCATCTCCATAACAACCAGATCAAGAGCATGGGTGAAAGATGTTTTGAAGGTTTACACAGTCTGGAGACACT GGATTTGAACTACAATGATCTGAAGGAGTTCCCTGTGGCCATTAGGACACTGAGCAAGCTTCAAGAACT GGGTTTTCATAACAACAATATCAAAGCCATCCCTGAGAGAGCCTTCGTGGGAAACCCACAGCTTCAAACCAT TCATTTCTATGAGAACCCCATCCAGTTTGTGGGAAAATCCGCTTTCCAGTTCTTACCTAAGCTGCACACACT TTCCCTGAATGGAGCAACCCAGATTCAAGAGTTTCCAGATCTGAAAGGAACCACCAGTCTGGAAATTTT GACGCTGACTCGAGCGGGTCTCTCAGCTCTCCCTCTGGATCTATGTGAGCAGCTGCCTCGTCTAAGAGTGCT gGAGCTGTCTTACAACCAGATAGAGGATTTGCCCAGCTTTTaccactgctctgctctgcaaGAGAT AGGGCTACAGCATAACCAAATCAGAAGGATAGAGTCGAGCACGTTCCAGCAACTCACCTCTCTAAGAGCACT GGATCTAAGCTGGAATATGATACAGTGGATCCACATGGATGCTTTCGCTGCCCTTCACTCTTTGACAAAACT GGACCTTACTGAGAACCGTCTCAGCTCTTTGCCTGTAGTGGGTTTGGGGGGTCTCACTCATCTCAAGCTGAGGGGAAACACAGAACTGTTTGAGGCCTTCAGTCCTGATTACTTCCCCCATATGAG GGTAATAGAGATGCCGTATGCCTACCAGTGCTGTGTGTATGGTGCCTGTGATAACTACAAGCCCACTAGCCAGTGGGACACGGAGCAAAGCAACACTGATGAAGACTTGCACAAGAAGACTGTGGCCATGTACCCTATccatgctgacacacact ATGACCCTGACCTGGAGGAGTTCCAACTCGAAATAGAGGAATCCAAACTGCAAGCCAGTGTTCAATgcacaccatcaccag GTCCTTTCCGTCCCTGCGACTCCCTGTTGGGCAGCTGGCTGGTTCGAGTGGGCTTGTGGTCCATCTCCTTGGTGTCTCTTCTGGGGAATTCCCTCCTGCTACTGTCCCTCTTTGGCTCGCCCGGATACTTGTCACCGCTCCGCTTCACCGTGGCGTGCATGGGTGCTTCCAACCTGTTGACGGGTGTTTGTACATGCACCCTAGCTCTTGTAGACTCGCTAACCCTGGGGGAGTTTGGTCACCACGGTGCCCGTTGGGAGGGGGGTCCTGGTTGTCAGGCTACAGGTTGGGTTTGGGTGTTTGCATCTGAGGCAAGTGTGTTGCTGTTGACTCTGGCGGCTGTGCAGTGTGGCGTGAGTGTGACATGTGCTCGTGCCTACGGGAAGTCTCCATCCCTTGGGAGTGTACGCACATGTGCACTTTTCtgcctcgctctctccctcagcCTTGCTTCTCTACCACTAGTAGGCGTTGGGGAGTATGGGTCCTCACCTTTTTGTCTCCCATCACCCCTGCCACCCTCGCCCTCTCAACTCCCATCCTCTTTAGGCTTTCCATTGGCGCTCATTATGATGAACACTTTGTGCTTGCTCATAGTCACAGGTTCCTACATCCGCCTTTACTGGGAGTTACTTAGGGGAGAGTGTGAGGGTCTGTGGGACTGTGCTATGATCAAACATATTGCATGGCTAATATTCACCAATGGACTACTCTATGTACCGGTAgctttcctctccctctgctccctcctGGGTCTCCTTTCTCTGGGGGAGGAGGTGCTAAAATCAGTTCTCCTGCTTCTTCAGCCCCTGCCTGCTTGCCTCAACCCCCTACTATTCCTCCTTTTCACAAGGGACCACTCCCAGTTTTTCTTCTGGCCTCACCCTAAAGCACGTCCACAACTACGCCGGGATCCAACCCTGGACTCACTTGTTTCTGTGGAGACAGAGAAGAGCTCCTGCTCTGATTCGTCAACACAGGTGTCACTTGCTGATGCTGACATCCTATACAGTGGGGGGACCCCTTTGCAATCCCAAGTGGATCCAATAAGGTTTTCCCATTGCTCCTCTACGTCTTCTGTTCCCCTTATCCCTTGCCAGATACCTACTCCAACTGccagagatagagacagggtGGCAGAACGAGGGAGTTTAAGCAACAATGATTGTCAGAAGAGTTTGGATCAAGAGGTGAATCATAATACTTGCCTGCTCTATCACTCTTCCATGATTCCCTCACTCAACTCACATCCATGA
- the ube2t gene encoding ubiquitin-conjugating enzyme E2 T isoform X2: protein MQKASRLKRELQMLSTEPPPGITCWHTEEQIDDLRAQIVGGTDTPYEGGLFSLEIKVPERYPFEPPKIRFLTPIYHPNIDNSGRICHDALKLPPKGAWKPSLNISTVLTSIQLLMAEPNPDDPLMADISSEFKYNKQLFMDKAQKWTQEHAVQKNMGVVDGNKENNPDQKASFRKREAQQEAEEPAKRTCL from the exons ATGCAGAAAGCTTCCCGTTTGAAGCGTGAACTTCAGATGCTCAGCACCGAGCCCCCTCCCGGGATAACATGCTGGCACACCGAGGAACAGATAGACGACCTTCGGGCAC agaTTGTGGGTGGGACAGACACTCCATATGAAGGTGGACTCTTCTCCTTGGAGATCAAGGTCCCAGAGAG GTACCCGTTTGAGCCGCCCAAAATTAGATTTCTGACCCCAATCTATCATCCAAACATTGACAATTCAGGCAGAATCTGTCATGATGCTCTGAAACTCCCTCCAAAG GGTGCCTGGAAGCCGTCCCTTAACATCTCCACTGTCCTTACCTCCATTCAGCTTCTCATGGCTGAGCCCAATCCAGATGATCCACTCATGGCTGATATT TCATCAGAATTCAAATACAACAAGCAGCTGTTCATGGACAAAGCCCAGAAGTGGACGCAAGAACATGCAGTTCAGAAGAATATG gGAGTTGTGGATggcaacaaagaaaataatccaGATCAAAAAGCTTCATTCCGCAAAAGAGAGGCACAACAGGAGGCAGAGGAGCCAGCAAAGAGGACCTGTCTGTAG
- the ube2t gene encoding ubiquitin-conjugating enzyme E2 T isoform X1, with amino-acid sequence MQKASRLKRELQMLSTEPPPGITCWHTEEQIDDLRAQIVGGTDTPYEGGLFSLEIKVPERYPFEPPKIRFLTPIYHPNIDNSGRICHDALKLPPKGAWKPSLNISTVLTSIQLLMAEPNPDDPLMADISSEFKYNKQLFMDKAQKWTQEHAVQKNMFESVCVQGVVDGNKENNPDQKASFRKREAQQEAEEPAKRTCL; translated from the exons ATGCAGAAAGCTTCCCGTTTGAAGCGTGAACTTCAGATGCTCAGCACCGAGCCCCCTCCCGGGATAACATGCTGGCACACCGAGGAACAGATAGACGACCTTCGGGCAC agaTTGTGGGTGGGACAGACACTCCATATGAAGGTGGACTCTTCTCCTTGGAGATCAAGGTCCCAGAGAG GTACCCGTTTGAGCCGCCCAAAATTAGATTTCTGACCCCAATCTATCATCCAAACATTGACAATTCAGGCAGAATCTGTCATGATGCTCTGAAACTCCCTCCAAAG GGTGCCTGGAAGCCGTCCCTTAACATCTCCACTGTCCTTACCTCCATTCAGCTTCTCATGGCTGAGCCCAATCCAGATGATCCACTCATGGCTGATATT TCATCAGAATTCAAATACAACAAGCAGCTGTTCATGGACAAAGCCCAGAAGTGGACGCAAGAACATGCAGTTCAGAAGAATATG TTtgaatctgtctgtgttcaggGAGTTGTGGATggcaacaaagaaaataatccaGATCAAAAAGCTTCATTCCGCAAAAGAGAGGCACAACAGGAGGCAGAGGAGCCAGCAAAGAGGACCTGTCTGTAG
- the zgc:194242 gene encoding uncharacterized methyltransferase YdaC isoform X1: protein MHLEVVLVAPPLLLTLQEDQTQTTRLHTVLVMWAEKLGKQLGNPTRSVAGYLVSRFLAVRNRLLEENAVQLSGIKPGDTVLELGHGPGLGLQSAAKLLTEPSGRLIGVDYSEYMHKMASDQMKELVASGKVTLHHCDVAAMPLPDSSVDKVFHCNCYYFWPDLRKAAAEICRVMKPGGLMVTTLRLSMVATMAAKRVMPGENWRPQSYMAALRDAGFTDVRMEDRQHKHITFQVIYATALKCH from the exons ATGCACCTTGAAGTAGTTCTCGTAGCTCCTCCCCTTTTACTCACTTTACAGGAagaccaaacacaaacaacaagacTACACACAGTGCTAG TGATGTGGGCTGAAAAACTGGGGAAGCAGTTGGGCAACCCGACACGATCAGTGGCAGGTTATCTGGTCAGCAGGTTTCTCGCAGTGCGTAACCGTCTCCTGGAGGAGAATGCTGTGCAGCTGAGTGGGATCAAACCCGGGGACACAGTGCTCGAGCTGGGGCACGGCCCAGGACTCGGTCTGCAATCAGCAGCCAAACTCCTCACAGAGCCCTCAGGCCGCCTTATAGGGGTGGATTACTCAGAGTATATGCATAAG ATGGCAAGTGATCAGATGAAGGAACTTGTGGCGAGTGGGAAAGTGACCCTTCACCACTGCGATGTCGCAGCAATGCCTCTGCCAGACAGCTCTGTGGATAAAGTCTTTCACTGTAACTGCTACTACTTCTGGCCTGACCTCAGGAAAGCCGCGGCGGAGATATGCCGGGTAATGAAACCAG GGGGCCTAATGGTGACCACACTGAGGCTCTCCATGGTGGCTACTATGGCAGCAAAGCGAGTGATGCCAGGTGAGAACTGGCGCCCGCAGAGCTACATGGCTGCTCTCAGAGACGCTGGCTTCACTGATGTCAGAATGGAAGATagacagcacaaacacattacTTTTCAGGTTATCTATGCCACTGCCTTAAAATGTCATTGA
- the zgc:194242 gene encoding uncharacterized methyltransferase YdaC isoform X2, with protein sequence MQRLFLFFQIYRPVMWAEKLGKQLGNPTRSVAGYLVSRFLAVRNRLLEENAVQLSGIKPGDTVLELGHGPGLGLQSAAKLLTEPSGRLIGVDYSEYMHKMASDQMKELVASGKVTLHHCDVAAMPLPDSSVDKVFHCNCYYFWPDLRKAAAEICRVMKPGGLMVTTLRLSMVATMAAKRVMPGENWRPQSYMAALRDAGFTDVRMEDRQHKHITFQVIYATALKCH encoded by the exons atgcaacgtttgtttcttttttttcagatctaTAGGCCAG TGATGTGGGCTGAAAAACTGGGGAAGCAGTTGGGCAACCCGACACGATCAGTGGCAGGTTATCTGGTCAGCAGGTTTCTCGCAGTGCGTAACCGTCTCCTGGAGGAGAATGCTGTGCAGCTGAGTGGGATCAAACCCGGGGACACAGTGCTCGAGCTGGGGCACGGCCCAGGACTCGGTCTGCAATCAGCAGCCAAACTCCTCACAGAGCCCTCAGGCCGCCTTATAGGGGTGGATTACTCAGAGTATATGCATAAG ATGGCAAGTGATCAGATGAAGGAACTTGTGGCGAGTGGGAAAGTGACCCTTCACCACTGCGATGTCGCAGCAATGCCTCTGCCAGACAGCTCTGTGGATAAAGTCTTTCACTGTAACTGCTACTACTTCTGGCCTGACCTCAGGAAAGCCGCGGCGGAGATATGCCGGGTAATGAAACCAG GGGGCCTAATGGTGACCACACTGAGGCTCTCCATGGTGGCTACTATGGCAGCAAAGCGAGTGATGCCAGGTGAGAACTGGCGCCCGCAGAGCTACATGGCTGCTCTCAGAGACGCTGGCTTCACTGATGTCAGAATGGAAGATagacagcacaaacacattacTTTTCAGGTTATCTATGCCACTGCCTTAAAATGTCATTGA
- the zgc:194242 gene encoding uncharacterized methyltransferase YdaC isoform X3, translating to MWAEKLGKQLGNPTRSVAGYLVSRFLAVRNRLLEENAVQLSGIKPGDTVLELGHGPGLGLQSAAKLLTEPSGRLIGVDYSEYMHKMASDQMKELVASGKVTLHHCDVAAMPLPDSSVDKVFHCNCYYFWPDLRKAAAEICRVMKPGGLMVTTLRLSMVATMAAKRVMPGENWRPQSYMAALRDAGFTDVRMEDRQHKHITFQVIYATALKCH from the exons ATGTGGGCTGAAAAACTGGGGAAGCAGTTGGGCAACCCGACACGATCAGTGGCAGGTTATCTGGTCAGCAGGTTTCTCGCAGTGCGTAACCGTCTCCTGGAGGAGAATGCTGTGCAGCTGAGTGGGATCAAACCCGGGGACACAGTGCTCGAGCTGGGGCACGGCCCAGGACTCGGTCTGCAATCAGCAGCCAAACTCCTCACAGAGCCCTCAGGCCGCCTTATAGGGGTGGATTACTCAGAGTATATGCATAAG ATGGCAAGTGATCAGATGAAGGAACTTGTGGCGAGTGGGAAAGTGACCCTTCACCACTGCGATGTCGCAGCAATGCCTCTGCCAGACAGCTCTGTGGATAAAGTCTTTCACTGTAACTGCTACTACTTCTGGCCTGACCTCAGGAAAGCCGCGGCGGAGATATGCCGGGTAATGAAACCAG GGGGCCTAATGGTGACCACACTGAGGCTCTCCATGGTGGCTACTATGGCAGCAAAGCGAGTGATGCCAGGTGAGAACTGGCGCCCGCAGAGCTACATGGCTGCTCTCAGAGACGCTGGCTTCACTGATGTCAGAATGGAAGATagacagcacaaacacattacTTTTCAGGTTATCTATGCCACTGCCTTAAAATGTCATTGA
- the etv7 gene encoding transcription factor ETV7 isoform X2, producing MENTSSSLLVKLPLVSPPTQEDLWHLPGQLRINPSLWDKEDVAHWLHWAQKEYSLRRPEKGRFEMNGRALCLLTKEDFRRRCPSSGDVLYEILQCVKQQRRNVVFEPLTTSPSLSTGHIQVQCQVRNPIPSQTVKELHPHTVSDIPVSLAFTTAVSAAVVTSVTHTPEPVSPPRDRPLIIYPSPLTEMSGSTAVFALAHNQVECPKQAESIINEPLNLSSREKTRSPLHKANGRIPECRLLWDYVYQLLCDDQYQEYIRWEDRDSRVFRVVDPNGLARLWGNHKNRDNMTYEKMSRALRHYYKLNIIKKERGQKLLFRFLKLPVDLKKPQVDPAEFPECTSPHDKFFPDSSPTYKSSEDHFEVSPDRASPQPPP from the exons ATGGAAAATACTTCCTCGTCACTTTTGGTTAAG CTTCCTCTTGTCAGTCCTCCCACTCAGGAGGACCTGTGGCATCTACCTGGACAGCTAC GAATAAACCCATCTTTGTGGGATAAGGAGGATGTTGCACACTGGCTCCACTGGGCTCAGAAGGAATACTCACTGCGACGGCCTGAAAAAGGACGTTTCGAGATGAATGGTCGAGCTCTATGCCTGCTCACCAAAGAAGACTTCAGACGACGCTGTCCCAGCTCAG GTGATGTTCTATATGAAATCCTCCAGTGCGTGAAACAGCAAAGGAGGAATGTTGTTTTTGAACCCCTGACCACATCTCCCTCCCTGTCAACTGGACACATCCAGGTCCAGTGCCAAGTCAGAAATCCCATACCCAGTCAAACTGTAAAAGAGCTGCATCCTCACACAGTCAGTGACATCCCAG TTTCCCTTGCTTTCACGACTGCAGTGTCAGCGGCTGTTGTAACCAGTGTGACCCACACGCCAGAGCCCGTGTCCCCTCCCAGAGATCGCCCCTTGATCATCTACCCTTCTCCACTCACAGAAATGA GTGGATCAACTGCTGTCTTTGCGTTGGCCCACAACCAAGTTGAGTGTCCTAAACAAGCAGAGAGCATCATAAATGAGCCTCTCAACCTGTCCAGCCgagagaaaacaaggagcccACTGCACAAAGCCAATGGCCGCATCCCAG AGTGCAGACTGCTTTGGGACTATGTGTATCAGCTGCTGTGTGACGACCAGTACCAGGAATACATCCGATGGGAAGACCGGGACAGccgtgtgttcagggtggttgaCCCTAACGGACTGGCACGTCTCTGGGGAAACCACAAG AACAGAGACAATATGACATATGAGAAAATGTCCCGTGCTCTCCGTCACTACTACAAGCTGAACATCATTAAAAAGGAGCGAGGACAGAAACTCCTCTTCAG GTTTCTGAAACTCCCAGTGGACTTGAAGAAACCACAGGTGGACCCTGCAGAATTCCCAGAATGCACTTCACCTCATGACAAATTCTTTCCCGACAGCAGTCCTACATACAAGTCTAGCGAGGACCATTTTGAGGTTTCTCCTGATCGTGCTTCTCCACAGCCTCCTCCATAG
- the etv7 gene encoding transcription factor ETV7 isoform X1 — MENTSSSLLVKQENRANSPAIKMRVEQVNMSPSVLRSSPNQLPLVSPPTQEDLWHLPGQLRINPSLWDKEDVAHWLHWAQKEYSLRRPEKGRFEMNGRALCLLTKEDFRRRCPSSGDVLYEILQCVKQQRRNVVFEPLTTSPSLSTGHIQVQCQVRNPIPSQTVKELHPHTVSDIPVSLAFTTAVSAAVVTSVTHTPEPVSPPRDRPLIIYPSPLTEMSGSTAVFALAHNQVECPKQAESIINEPLNLSSREKTRSPLHKANGRIPECRLLWDYVYQLLCDDQYQEYIRWEDRDSRVFRVVDPNGLARLWGNHKNRDNMTYEKMSRALRHYYKLNIIKKERGQKLLFRFLKLPVDLKKPQVDPAEFPECTSPHDKFFPDSSPTYKSSEDHFEVSPDRASPQPPP, encoded by the exons ATGGAAAATACTTCCTCGTCACTTTTGGTTAAG CAAGAAAACAGAGCAAACAGTCCTGCAATTAAAATGCGTGTTGAGCAAGTCAACATGTCTCCCAGTGTGCTTCGTTCTTCCCCAAACCAGCTTCCTCTTGTCAGTCCTCCCACTCAGGAGGACCTGTGGCATCTACCTGGACAGCTAC GAATAAACCCATCTTTGTGGGATAAGGAGGATGTTGCACACTGGCTCCACTGGGCTCAGAAGGAATACTCACTGCGACGGCCTGAAAAAGGACGTTTCGAGATGAATGGTCGAGCTCTATGCCTGCTCACCAAAGAAGACTTCAGACGACGCTGTCCCAGCTCAG GTGATGTTCTATATGAAATCCTCCAGTGCGTGAAACAGCAAAGGAGGAATGTTGTTTTTGAACCCCTGACCACATCTCCCTCCCTGTCAACTGGACACATCCAGGTCCAGTGCCAAGTCAGAAATCCCATACCCAGTCAAACTGTAAAAGAGCTGCATCCTCACACAGTCAGTGACATCCCAG TTTCCCTTGCTTTCACGACTGCAGTGTCAGCGGCTGTTGTAACCAGTGTGACCCACACGCCAGAGCCCGTGTCCCCTCCCAGAGATCGCCCCTTGATCATCTACCCTTCTCCACTCACAGAAATGA GTGGATCAACTGCTGTCTTTGCGTTGGCCCACAACCAAGTTGAGTGTCCTAAACAAGCAGAGAGCATCATAAATGAGCCTCTCAACCTGTCCAGCCgagagaaaacaaggagcccACTGCACAAAGCCAATGGCCGCATCCCAG AGTGCAGACTGCTTTGGGACTATGTGTATCAGCTGCTGTGTGACGACCAGTACCAGGAATACATCCGATGGGAAGACCGGGACAGccgtgtgttcagggtggttgaCCCTAACGGACTGGCACGTCTCTGGGGAAACCACAAG AACAGAGACAATATGACATATGAGAAAATGTCCCGTGCTCTCCGTCACTACTACAAGCTGAACATCATTAAAAAGGAGCGAGGACAGAAACTCCTCTTCAG GTTTCTGAAACTCCCAGTGGACTTGAAGAAACCACAGGTGGACCCTGCAGAATTCCCAGAATGCACTTCACCTCATGACAAATTCTTTCCCGACAGCAGTCCTACATACAAGTCTAGCGAGGACCATTTTGAGGTTTCTCCTGATCGTGCTTCTCCACAGCCTCCTCCATAG
- the pnpla1 gene encoding patatin-like phospholipase domain-containing protein 2 produces MAPGISSCHYPEGPPSISFSGSGFLSTYQLGVSQCFHNYAPWILRTAPCVLGASAGSLVAAAVVCEMNPVTIREEVLTFAKQMKSFTLGPLNPSINVLKWLEGVLNKYLTSDAHILANGRLAVAMTRLTDGKLIIISEFHSKEDVVQALLCSCFVPGYCGLLPPSYKGVHYVDGGFRSMQPILPVTYNSILTVCPFSGDVDICPSDSPSMWDMVVSGTTLKGNMANSFRIFNALYPMALETLDEAFHSGYRDAFNYLLNNNLANHSISNTVSQNGPLYYNQDEKGDDQKDRDDNMEQDQEVKEEKETITLTTYTDTGLTNGSPTEPESTQNQPIKKPAERYDILKHVVLSNMVTYLSMFGLPARILSHLLLPFMVLFYAILQSRTRLELLFRQAPEFLYWLWHALRHFTIFFYEIVVDTLKKNIQDRIMPTILLFRWLKNQAGCEERSGKNHATPD; encoded by the exons ATGGCTCCAGGGATTTCCAGTTGTCATTATCCAGAAGGTCCTCCTTCCATCTCCTTCTCTGGATCTGGATTCCTGTCCACCTACCAGTTAGGGGTCTCCCAGTGCTTTCATAACTATGCACCCTGGATCCTTCGTACAGCACCTTGTGTCTTAGGAGCCTCGGCTGGCTCTCTagtagctgctgctgttgtctgTGAAATGAACCCAG ttACTATTCGGGAAGAAGTGCTGACCTTTGCCAAACAGATGAAGTCTTTTACACTTGGACCACTGAACCCCTCAAtcaatgttttaaaatggtTAGAGGGTGTTTTGAACAAATATCTCACTTCTGATGCGCACATACTGGCCAATGGGCGTCTCGCTGTGGCCATGACCCGTCTGACTGATGGCAAACTCATCATCATTTCGGAGTTCCATTCCAAAGAGGATGTGGTTCAG gctttgctctgcagctgctttgtGCCCGGATACTGTGGTCTGCTGCCTCCGTCCTACAAAGGAGTA CATTACGTGGATGGCGGTTTCAGGAGCATGCAGCCCATTTTGCCTGTAACCTACAACTCAATCTTGACGGTGTGTCCATTCTCTGGAGATGTGGACATCTGTCCCTCGGATTCTCCGTCCATGTGGGACATGGTCGTGAGTGGAACCACCTTGAAGGGAAACATGGCGAACAGCTTCAGGATTTTCAATGCTCTGTATCCCATGGCTTTAGAG actCTGGATGAAGCTTTTCACAGCGGTTACAGAGATGCATTCAACTACCTTCTCAACAACA ATCTTGCCAATCATTCGATTTCAAACACAGTTTCGCAAAATGGGCCACTTTACTACAACCAAGATGAAAAGGGGGACGACCAGAAGGACCGGGATGACAACATGGAGCAAGAccaggaggtgaaggaggaaaaagagaccATTACACTGACCACTTATACAGACACTGGACTTACAAATGGCAGCCCTACTGAGCCTGAATCAACCCAAAATCAGCCAATTAAAAAACCTGCTGAACGTTATGATATTTTGAAGCACG tTGTGCTGAGCAACATGGTGACCTATCTGAGCATGTTTGGACTTCCTGCGAGAATCTTATCCCACCTGCTCCTACCtttcatggttttattttatgcCATACTCCAGAGCAGAACGAG gtTGGAGCTGTTGTTCAGACAGGCGCCTGAGTTTTTGTACTGGCTCTGGCATGCtctgagacactttacaatctTCTTCTATGAAATAGTTGTTGATACGCTCAAGAAGAACATACAAGACCG